In Anaerolineales bacterium, one DNA window encodes the following:
- a CDS encoding DNA polymerase domain-containing protein → MAEAIGWLLDVYAEEDGITLWLLTDDDKRLHLRMEFDITFYAAGDFNSLRQAWIYLKEKDVRLARTIRRDLFLGERDVMAVTTSNPASLQKMFGELQRQFPSIDYYDADIPVTLRFITRTNTYLLGRCHVRFDDEWIQSIEPLSSPWEIDPVPIPLRILTLAPDCNPAIRKPKQLHVKYGQREYSLSLDSPRPFLIGLKADLQRLDPDLILTDYGDTWLFPQLGAWSEETGIELNPNRDENRQVMTRKADSYFAYGQVTYRGAQSYLFGRWHIDRRNAMSFGEYGLEGAMEQARVTGIGVQEMARKSPGAGITAMQMLTALRNEIMIPLQKQQVEGRKTLSELIRADHGGLIYQPLIGLHGNVAQIDFSSMYPAIMVKHNISPETVGLENAPEGLIPKTLRPLLEKRLMLKNILSDLDPRDCRVGILKARAAALKWLLVVCFGYLGYKNARFGKIESHEAVTAMSRELMLQAKEVAEDLGFTILHMYVDCLFVQQEGFHKPSEFMSLMNAIEEKTGIPIALEGVFKWVAFLASKRDARVPVPNQYFGAFQDGTLKYRGIELRRRDTTLWVRKVQFAVLEVLAGANTPHEFADRVPEVMKLVECAKRDLRVGRVPLEELVIRQRLSRTIEAYKTPSPAARAALQLQTHGRLFAPGQSLEFLFARNASGVHAWELDEALDSKRLDTKRYCRLLDRAIQTVLDPGRRFQKDWFNESSAL, encoded by the coding sequence ATGGCTGAGGCAATTGGCTGGCTCCTGGATGTATATGCGGAGGAGGATGGAATCACTCTATGGCTGCTGACGGATGATGACAAGCGCCTGCACCTGCGTATGGAATTTGACATCACGTTCTATGCGGCAGGGGACTTCAATTCATTACGACAGGCATGGATTTACCTGAAAGAAAAAGATGTCAGACTGGCACGTACCATCCGCCGCGATCTCTTTCTTGGCGAACGGGATGTAATGGCTGTTACTACCTCCAATCCAGCCAGTCTTCAAAAAATGTTCGGGGAACTACAAAGGCAATTCCCTTCCATCGATTACTACGATGCGGATATTCCCGTCACCCTGCGTTTTATTACCCGGACAAACACCTATTTATTGGGGCGCTGCCATGTCAGGTTCGATGATGAATGGATTCAGTCCATTGAGCCTTTGTCCTCGCCTTGGGAGATCGACCCGGTGCCCATTCCCCTGCGCATTCTGACTCTTGCACCGGACTGTAATCCTGCGATCCGGAAACCCAAACAATTGCATGTGAAATACGGGCAGAGGGAATACAGTCTGTCCCTTGATTCACCCAGACCCTTCCTGATCGGCTTGAAAGCCGACCTGCAGCGCCTTGATCCCGACCTGATCCTGACCGATTACGGTGATACTTGGTTGTTCCCGCAACTTGGTGCGTGGTCTGAGGAAACCGGCATTGAGTTGAATCCGAATCGTGATGAGAACAGACAGGTCATGACGCGCAAGGCAGATAGTTATTTCGCCTATGGACAGGTGACGTATCGCGGTGCGCAGTCATATTTGTTTGGTCGCTGGCATATCGACCGCAGGAATGCAATGTCTTTCGGCGAATATGGTTTGGAAGGCGCAATGGAACAGGCGCGTGTTACGGGCATTGGTGTGCAGGAAATGGCGCGCAAGTCTCCCGGTGCAGGCATCACTGCCATGCAGATGTTGACCGCTTTGCGCAATGAGATCATGATCCCTCTCCAAAAGCAACAAGTTGAAGGGAGGAAGACTCTGTCCGAATTGATCCGCGCTGATCATGGCGGTTTGATCTACCAACCCTTGATCGGACTCCACGGTAATGTGGCACAGATCGATTTCTCTTCCATGTATCCTGCAATCATGGTGAAACACAATATCTCTCCGGAGACCGTTGGGCTGGAAAATGCGCCAGAGGGATTGATACCAAAAACCCTGCGACCTCTGTTGGAAAAACGCCTAATGCTAAAGAACATCCTCTCCGATCTCGACCCGCGCGATTGTAGAGTCGGAATCCTCAAGGCCCGTGCTGCGGCGCTCAAGTGGTTGTTGGTCGTGTGCTTTGGATACCTGGGATACAAGAATGCCCGTTTTGGGAAAATCGAATCCCATGAAGCCGTGACTGCCATGAGCCGCGAGTTGATGTTGCAAGCCAAGGAGGTGGCAGAGGATCTGGGATTCACGATTTTACATATGTATGTGGATTGTTTGTTCGTCCAGCAGGAGGGGTTTCACAAGCCATCAGAATTTATGTCACTTATGAATGCCATCGAAGAGAAGACAGGCATTCCCATTGCATTGGAAGGAGTTTTCAAGTGGGTGGCATTTTTGGCGTCAAAAAGAGACGCACGTGTGCCTGTACCCAATCAATACTTTGGCGCCTTCCAGGATGGTACGCTCAAATATCGTGGCATCGAGTTACGTAGAAGGGATACAACCCTGTGGGTGAGAAAGGTTCAATTTGCGGTGCTGGAAGTTCTGGCAGGTGCGAATACCCCGCATGAATTTGCAGACCGCGTTCCAGAGGTTATGAAGTTGGTGGAATGTGCAAAACGAGATCTCAGAGTCGGACGTGTTCCATTGGAAGAATTGGTCATCCGTCAAAGGTTAAGTCGGACAATTGAAGCCTACAAGACTCCATCACCAGCTGCACGAGCCGCCTTGCAACTGCAGACACATGGCAGGCTGTTTGCTCCCGGTCAATCGCTGGAATTCCTGTTTGCGCGCAATGCCTCCGGTGTCCATGCCTGGGAACTGGATGAGGCATTGGACTCCAAAAGATTGGATACAAAGCGCTATTGCAGGCTCCTGGATCGGGCAATTCAAACGGTGCTTGATCCAGGCAGGCGATTCCAGAAAGATTGGTTTAATGAAAGCAGTGCCTTGTAA
- a CDS encoding LuxR C-terminal-related transcriptional regulator, translated as MSIWDRLLYLIGLRPTPGPRTYHFDASESLQVTLSTLSSDEGRPEHDLIPDILAAGLTQYTANERLWNTWESLSQREKDVTALVCLGYTNREIGARLHISSETVKDRLETAFRKFKVHKRNDLRVLMSYWDFSEWERQH; from the coding sequence ATGTCTATCTGGGATCGTCTTCTGTACCTGATAGGCTTGCGTCCAACGCCCGGTCCTCGAACCTATCATTTTGATGCGAGTGAAAGCCTGCAAGTCACGCTTTCCACCCTATCCTCTGACGAAGGCCGTCCTGAACACGATTTGATCCCCGATATCCTGGCCGCAGGTCTGACACAATACACAGCCAATGAAAGACTCTGGAATACCTGGGAGTCTCTCTCTCAACGCGAAAAGGATGTCACTGCGCTGGTGTGTCTGGGCTATACCAACCGCGAGATCGGGGCAAGATTGCATATCTCGAGCGAAACGGTCAAGGATCGTCTGGAAACAGCATTTCGAAAATTTAAAGTACACAAGCGCAATGATCTGCGCGTTCTTATGTCTTACTGGGATTTTAGCGAGTGGGAACGCCAGCACTAG
- a CDS encoding A24 family peptidase, translated as MTWLLFYLLAVSLYDLRAHRIPNWCTYPLILAGMIAHFPGHIDLWLACFLLLSAWASGWMGAGDVKLWMAVLWALPDSNIPSLILLVFLSFLITSIIQFFWRIIQKQSLTGMKSPAAWRTIPFLLMVWHVH; from the coding sequence ATGACCTGGTTGCTTTTTTATCTTCTGGCTGTAAGCCTGTATGACCTGCGTGCTCATCGCATCCCGAACTGGTGTACCTATCCATTGATTCTTGCGGGCATGATCGCGCATTTCCCCGGACATATTGATTTGTGGCTGGCATGTTTCCTGCTGCTTTCCGCCTGGGCAAGCGGTTGGATGGGTGCCGGGGATGTCAAACTCTGGATGGCAGTTCTTTGGGCTTTACCCGATTCCAATATCCCATCCCTGATCCTGCTTGTATTCCTTTCCTTCCTGATCACCAGCATCATTCAGTTCTTCTGGAGAATTATTCAGAAGCAATCTCTCACCGGCATGAAATCCCCCGCCGCCTGGCGAACGATTCCATTTCTTCTGATGGTCTGGCATGTACACTGA
- a CDS encoding DnaB-like helicase C-terminal domain-containing protein, with the protein MPRSGTLGNPQPYTPFGVFAGLPFWGGGLTLLAAAPGIGKTSWLLRMIFESACLHIPSAIGCYEHTPEELRFRLFLQTEAMTGGPHTQPSQPVVEAALARASEAVLLSLNSGEDTVRALEDMLIHDYAFPVKGPALIAVDYLNRVPVVGLTGMMNEEGRSGEAAAALREMARHHGWAIIAAAALKSERFNDGDDLSALLGDERVPYEADRVLVVNRTGDVRDCGCAPLEVLTLKDRTGPARRWPMQFWGERFYPALEAEFHKHNPMALS; encoded by the coding sequence ATGCCACGCTCTGGAACTTTGGGCAACCCACAGCCCTACACTCCTTTTGGTGTTTTCGCTGGCCTGCCTTTCTGGGGCGGCGGCTTGACATTACTCGCCGCAGCGCCAGGAATCGGAAAGACTTCCTGGCTGCTGCGGATGATCTTCGAGTCTGCCTGCCTGCATATTCCATCTGCCATTGGCTGTTATGAACACACCCCCGAGGAATTGCGTTTTCGCCTGTTTCTGCAAACAGAGGCAATGACCGGTGGACCTCATACGCAACCCTCGCAACCCGTTGTGGAGGCAGCCCTGGCACGCGCCAGTGAAGCGGTATTGCTATCGCTCAACTCAGGTGAGGATACAGTGCGCGCGTTGGAAGACATGTTGATCCATGATTACGCCTTCCCTGTCAAAGGGCCGGCACTGATCGCCGTAGATTATCTCAACCGCGTGCCTGTCGTTGGCTTGACCGGCATGATGAACGAAGAAGGTCGCAGTGGCGAAGCCGCCGCCGCGTTGCGTGAGATGGCGCGGCATCATGGTTGGGCGATCATCGCGGCAGCCGCCTTGAAATCCGAACGCTTCAATGATGGCGATGATCTATCCGCATTATTAGGCGATGAGCGTGTCCCGTATGAAGCGGACCGTGTGTTGGTGGTCAACCGCACCGGCGATGTCCGCGATTGCGGTTGCGCTCCGCTGGAAGTCCTGACCCTCAAAGATCGCACCGGACCGGCACGACGCTGGCCCATGCAGTTCTGGGGTGAACGTTTCTATCCCGCGCTCGAAGCGGAATTCCATAAACATAATCCGATGGCATTGTCATGA
- a CDS encoding M23 family metallopeptidase: MKGFFRFSIALMTAPLLCGAALVVGYVMLVVLTIPQLPAWAQPGVEQWLFDIPQYAETSDNGSYGNSLPSGMSAVPFDGYVGPGSDIYGLPLIGPIPHWGDIYDKPLLGCKFQDPHYQTHTGSDFPVNEGTPIHTTIAGKVVWAGSNGPWGNLVVVENNGYQVWLAHLSSIQVVEGQIVNYDDVVGLSGNTGNSTGAHLHYGIRQQTGEQSAVWLNPQNYFTVDEYINIGCSD, translated from the coding sequence ATGAAAGGTTTCTTCCGATTTTCCATTGCCTTGATGACCGCCCCGTTGTTATGCGGGGCGGCTTTGGTGGTGGGTTATGTCATGCTGGTGGTTCTGACCATTCCGCAACTCCCGGCATGGGCGCAGCCCGGTGTGGAGCAATGGTTGTTCGATATCCCCCAATATGCAGAGACCAGCGACAACGGTTCGTATGGCAATTCACTTCCATCCGGAATGAGCGCTGTTCCCTTCGATGGCTATGTTGGACCCGGTTCTGATATCTATGGTTTGCCCTTGATCGGCCCCATTCCACATTGGGGTGATATCTATGACAAGCCATTATTAGGATGTAAGTTCCAAGACCCACATTACCAGACGCATACTGGTAGTGACTTTCCCGTGAATGAAGGCACACCGATTCATACAACCATCGCAGGCAAGGTCGTGTGGGCTGGCTCGAACGGTCCGTGGGGTAATCTGGTAGTGGTTGAGAATAATGGTTATCAGGTCTGGTTGGCTCATTTGAGCAGCATCCAGGTAGTGGAGGGGCAAATCGTAAACTACGACGATGTGGTGGGATTGAGCGGCAACACCGGCAATAGCACCGGTGCGCATTTACATTACGGCATTCGCCAGCAGACAGGGGAACAAAGCGCTGTCTGGCTGAACCCTCAAAACTATTTTACGGTCGATGAGTACATCAACATTGGATGTTCGGATTAA
- a CDS encoding exodeoxyribonuclease V subunit gamma gives MPTRLIVSAPATGKTNACIDDIRVVLEKYPLAKIRVIVPDRLQAAYFRRRLSASGGSIGVYVGTFNDLYKNILEKSGGYVPVASNALLHRIVQDVVDTTPLVHYATLRTQPGFILALQDVFAELKRALIYPETFITSSKGTSLAQQELAQLYVAYQTKLRNMGWADFEGLSWLAVAALEESPNLMENSMQLLVVDGFDSFIGTQRSILQLLEKFTNLLITLPGDAAFFRTAHRRFARTYSSLQKDFSLELLINNSTNFLPADIAHVESHLFTSIPTSIIKPTQPFLRELRSPAEESREALRWIKSLVIRTAIPLQECAIFAPDLNQYRPYLHSAALEFGMPVHFTQSDSLTMSPAITALLHLLSLPTQNFRTNALFKVLRSPYFSFGLPLETIDSLEQISHIGMVVEGREQWNEIWERLSPSGTSSPFDLDDERTLKKLPRGIAIQALQTHLDDFFQMITPPEGVRTQTEWTRWLEDLLTNLHFHENSNGEQDEIALEGFREALRALVMSESIVGARVVDYQQYLSDLQNTLAGSALSEPSVPGASILIGNIREARGLRFKAVAILGLSEGLFPSVERPDPFLPESLREELGLDSRLEREQGSLFYQAVTRADAHLLLTRPYLSEDGELWEASPYWNAVESLFEKNTTVQKIRPDDPRHLTDAASSQELLFWAVRRKALPQHYADLETRWHQLQHARDVIRSRRAKLADGTYEGATHDLQTELTKRFAPEKVWSASRLETYGTCPQMFYVKTVLDLEVTAPPSLGLDIAQVGSILHKVLEEVYRTADNPEEVDSVLKRLPEVAKSVFATAPQDFGFRPSELWELEQGQFIAMLETTIVALAKASEGWKPMAYEQAFGIQDTPPLEIKLDGEKVLLRGLIDRIDQDADGNLRVADYKTGSSHLSKEDLMHGRRLQLPLYALAAKEALKLGEPIEGMYWKIRAAESGSLKLSTFKSKTGEGIEVAIQTSKEHLTRILKGIRTGDFPPVPPKGGCPEYCPAAQWCWRYQKGGW, from the coding sequence ATGCCGACACGTTTGATTGTTTCAGCCCCTGCCACAGGCAAAACAAATGCCTGTATCGACGATATTCGCGTCGTACTTGAAAAATACCCGCTTGCCAAAATTCGTGTGATCGTCCCGGATCGTTTGCAGGCTGCCTATTTCCGCCGTCGCTTGTCGGCCAGCGGCGGATCAATCGGTGTATACGTTGGAACATTCAACGACCTGTATAAGAATATCCTGGAAAAATCTGGCGGATATGTTCCTGTTGCCTCGAATGCGCTCCTGCACCGCATTGTTCAGGATGTTGTGGATACAACCCCATTGGTTCATTATGCAACCCTGCGGACCCAGCCGGGGTTCATTCTTGCCTTGCAAGATGTCTTTGCTGAACTCAAACGCGCCCTGATCTACCCAGAAACTTTCATCACTTCTTCAAAAGGTACTTCACTCGCTCAACAGGAACTGGCACAGCTGTATGTCGCCTATCAAACAAAGTTGCGAAATATGGGATGGGCGGATTTTGAAGGACTGAGCTGGCTGGCTGTCGCCGCCCTGGAAGAGTCCCCAAATCTGATGGAAAATTCAATGCAACTCCTGGTGGTGGACGGCTTTGACTCCTTCATCGGAACACAAAGAAGTATCTTACAGCTTCTGGAGAAATTCACCAACCTGCTGATCACCCTACCTGGGGATGCCGCATTTTTCCGAACTGCACATAGACGATTTGCTCGCACCTATTCCTCTTTGCAAAAAGACTTTTCACTGGAACTCTTGATAAATAATTCAACAAACTTTCTTCCCGCCGATATTGCCCATGTGGAAAGCCATCTTTTTACGTCCATCCCCACTTCCATCATAAAACCCACCCAACCCTTCCTGCGGGAACTACGCTCTCCTGCTGAAGAGTCAAGGGAAGCTCTGCGTTGGATCAAGTCCCTTGTCATACGAACTGCCATTCCTCTACAGGAGTGCGCGATCTTTGCGCCCGACCTGAATCAATATCGACCCTATCTGCACAGCGCGGCACTTGAGTTCGGAATGCCAGTTCATTTCACTCAAAGCGACTCTCTCACTATGTCGCCCGCCATCACAGCACTTCTCCATCTATTGAGCCTGCCAACACAAAACTTCCGAACTAATGCATTATTCAAAGTGCTGCGATCCCCCTACTTCTCCTTTGGTCTGCCCTTGGAAACAATCGACTCGCTGGAACAAATCAGTCACATCGGGATGGTTGTTGAAGGGCGGGAACAATGGAATGAAATATGGGAGAGACTCTCCCCATCCGGCACAAGCAGCCCTTTTGATCTCGACGATGAACGTACATTAAAAAAGCTTCCGCGCGGGATAGCTATCCAAGCGCTCCAAACCCATCTCGATGATTTCTTCCAAATGATCACACCGCCGGAAGGTGTTCGTACGCAGACGGAATGGACACGTTGGCTGGAAGACCTGCTGACCAATCTGCATTTTCATGAAAACAGCAACGGTGAACAAGATGAAATTGCTTTGGAAGGATTCCGAGAAGCGCTTCGTGCTCTGGTAATGAGCGAATCCATTGTGGGTGCTCGGGTGGTGGACTATCAACAATATCTCTCTGACCTGCAAAACACGCTGGCAGGCAGTGCGCTCTCCGAACCATCTGTTCCGGGCGCTTCCATCCTGATCGGAAATATTCGTGAAGCACGCGGCTTGCGCTTCAAGGCAGTAGCGATCCTTGGTCTATCAGAGGGGCTCTTTCCATCTGTAGAACGCCCTGATCCTTTCCTGCCTGAATCATTGCGGGAGGAATTGGGACTGGACTCGCGTTTGGAACGTGAACAGGGTAGTTTGTTCTATCAAGCAGTCACCCGCGCCGATGCCCACCTCCTGCTGACACGCCCCTATCTTTCAGAAGATGGTGAACTTTGGGAAGCCTCACCGTATTGGAACGCGGTGGAATCTTTGTTTGAAAAAAACACCACCGTACAAAAAATCCGTCCGGACGATCCGCGCCATCTTACGGATGCTGCCTCATCTCAGGAATTGTTGTTCTGGGCGGTCCGGCGCAAAGCATTGCCTCAACATTATGCCGACCTTGAAACACGCTGGCATCAACTGCAACACGCACGCGATGTGATCCGATCCCGCCGTGCCAAACTTGCCGATGGAACCTACGAAGGCGCAACTCATGATTTGCAAACGGAACTTACCAAACGGTTTGCGCCCGAGAAGGTTTGGTCTGCTTCGCGACTGGAAACCTATGGCACTTGCCCGCAGATGTTCTACGTTAAAACCGTACTTGACCTGGAGGTAACTGCACCCCCATCCCTGGGATTGGACATTGCCCAGGTGGGTTCGATCCTGCACAAGGTCCTGGAAGAGGTATACCGAACTGCCGATAATCCAGAGGAAGTCGATTCAGTGCTGAAGCGTCTCCCCGAAGTCGCCAAATCGGTCTTTGCCACAGCGCCACAGGATTTTGGCTTTCGTCCCTCCGAGTTGTGGGAACTCGAACAGGGCCAATTCATTGCGATGTTGGAAACCACAATTGTTGCACTTGCTAAAGCCTCGGAAGGCTGGAAACCAATGGCATACGAACAAGCCTTTGGGATCCAGGACACTCCCCCCTTGGAAATCAAGTTGGATGGAGAAAAGGTGCTATTGCGAGGCTTGATCGACCGCATTGACCAGGATGCAGACGGGAATCTGCGCGTTGCTGATTACAAGACTGGCAGTTCTCACTTATCCAAAGAAGATCTGATGCACGGCAGGCGTTTGCAACTGCCGTTGTATGCCCTCGCTGCAAAAGAAGCTTTGAAGTTGGGTGAACCTATTGAGGGAATGTATTGGAAAATTCGAGCTGCAGAATCCGGTTCTTTGAAGCTTTCCACGTTCAAGTCCAAAACGGGCGAAGGCATTGAAGTTGCGATTCAAACCTCAAAAGAGCACCTCACCCGTATCCTGAAAGGCATCCGCACCGGCGACTTTCCTCCCGTTCCACCCAAAGGCGGCTGTCCCGAGTATTGCCCCGCCGCGCAATGGTGTTGGCGTTATCAAAAGGGAGGCTGGTAA
- a CDS encoding UvrD-helicase domain-containing protein, with protein MAETLAQRVVNTFGLTKDQRTSALERGKNIIVTAGAGSGKTRTLVARYASLLADGLSPRLVVAITFTEKAAREMRSRLRGALLDLVSKADTLDERAFWTSLNNQMDSARIGTIHSLCAEILRAHPAEAGVDPRFDVIDEGLAKTLKKQLVETVVIGMVSQTEYRYLFQALGTQGVQDLLAILLDKRLEASEIFASALDGDAIVRSHLEVRFHAPAVMDCIKELRGFTERQVFDDAGGKLAPQIIDLLKEWESAEEAFTKGDVIACTQHLHKARRDFLKKGAGKKGRVKEIHADLQAVYDEFLDPLIGGANSKDEPPSAESEATFKTILPLVEKSFETLHQSYRSELQLRHALDFDDLEYGAMSLLQQDAIRAVWQNEVQALLVDEFQDTNPRQRRIVDALAGTGGRLFVVGDDRQSIYRFRRADVTVFREVQSRAHAQGDLVLDLDITYRAHESLLDATGNLLAGVMGTEDRPGQPFYVPFRPLNAHRKAKPDHISDPHIEFILGAGEDAEDARPIAAQALAQRLLKLREEGQIQSWDDVALLFRASTGYTWYEDAFEDVGIPFVTVAGRGFYERPEIRDILNILRALADPADDLAMAGLLRSPAFGLSDSALYLLRHHGKKKSSYWNALREDISYLNESDQACTRRAVSILNDLLPRVDRESVADLLKELVNAVDYRAVLAIEGEGGSSGRLWRNLDKLLADAQSSGLVSVRDFLEYLITLNDAGAREGEAPADAQGAVRLMTIHKSKGLEFPVVILADATRTTMNRSDPVYLLPEMGLSIQIKPEPMLYRLSKQLDDLQNEAESGRLLYVAMTRARDKLIVSGHVSQGRSKIAGWMKELCVILEISPDELLDETGNYSQPKTAQKHPVLVWCSHGQGAQSQTAALTPSALPAEPQASPLYEPIIDPVQISIEADEETVRRVWRATEPTLYVPPSVIGQMTHKALELWLHVDDSRLIPLLKSLTLDAGLATEEQRVEAVRRVLELIERFCAHPLREEIEHADERHHEVPYTRMNGDHSETGYIDLLYRKREEWFVVDFKTDAIRSEEQYRELVGKYSRQLDRYASAIKQLFGQEPKLSLCFLDNNGRTHIANQS; from the coding sequence ATGGCTGAGACACTAGCACAACGGGTTGTCAACACCTTTGGTCTGACGAAGGATCAGCGTACATCCGCATTAGAGCGCGGAAAAAATATTATCGTTACCGCCGGCGCCGGCAGTGGTAAGACCCGCACCCTAGTCGCAAGGTACGCGTCCTTGTTGGCAGATGGGCTTTCCCCACGTCTGGTGGTGGCGATCACGTTCACAGAAAAGGCTGCCCGGGAAATGCGCTCACGTTTACGCGGGGCATTGTTGGACCTGGTATCCAAGGCGGATACCTTAGATGAACGTGCCTTTTGGACATCCCTGAACAACCAGATGGATTCCGCCCGGATCGGCACCATCCACAGTCTGTGCGCCGAGATCCTGCGCGCCCATCCTGCTGAAGCCGGGGTCGATCCACGTTTTGATGTGATCGACGAGGGTTTGGCAAAGACCCTCAAGAAGCAATTGGTGGAAACGGTTGTGATCGGTATGGTTTCCCAGACAGAATACAGATACTTGTTTCAAGCGTTGGGAACTCAGGGAGTACAAGACCTGCTTGCCATCCTGCTGGACAAGCGACTGGAAGCAAGTGAGATATTCGCATCTGCCCTGGATGGGGACGCCATTGTGCGCTCTCATCTCGAAGTCCGGTTTCATGCTCCAGCAGTCATGGATTGCATCAAGGAATTACGTGGTTTCACAGAACGGCAGGTATTCGATGACGCGGGCGGTAAACTCGCCCCACAGATCATCGATCTATTGAAGGAATGGGAAAGCGCAGAAGAAGCGTTTACAAAGGGCGACGTCATCGCTTGTACCCAACACCTGCATAAAGCGCGCCGCGATTTTCTGAAAAAAGGCGCGGGCAAAAAAGGCAGGGTAAAGGAAATCCATGCCGACCTGCAGGCGGTATATGATGAATTTCTTGACCCCTTGATCGGTGGCGCCAACTCCAAGGATGAACCGCCCAGCGCCGAATCCGAAGCGACCTTTAAGACAATCCTACCCCTAGTCGAAAAAAGTTTTGAGACCCTGCATCAGTCCTATCGATCCGAATTACAACTGCGCCACGCGCTCGACTTCGATGACCTTGAATATGGGGCAATGTCCCTGCTCCAACAAGATGCGATTCGTGCTGTCTGGCAGAATGAAGTGCAAGCCCTGTTGGTGGATGAATTTCAGGATACAAACCCGCGCCAACGCAGGATTGTGGATGCCCTGGCAGGCACAGGTGGTCGGCTTTTCGTGGTGGGCGATGACCGTCAAAGTATCTATCGGTTCCGTCGTGCCGACGTAACTGTCTTTCGTGAAGTGCAGTCGCGAGCCCACGCCCAGGGTGATCTGGTCCTTGATCTGGATATCACCTACCGCGCCCATGAGTCCCTGTTGGATGCCACCGGCAACCTGCTCGCAGGTGTAATGGGAACAGAGGATCGTCCAGGGCAACCTTTTTATGTTCCATTCCGTCCGTTGAACGCGCATCGCAAAGCAAAACCAGATCATATCTCCGATCCGCATATCGAGTTCATCCTGGGCGCCGGGGAGGACGCCGAAGATGCCCGTCCCATAGCGGCGCAAGCCCTTGCCCAGCGCCTACTCAAACTCCGTGAAGAGGGACAGATCCAAAGTTGGGATGATGTCGCCCTGCTCTTTCGCGCCTCGACCGGATATACCTGGTATGAAGATGCCTTCGAAGATGTCGGCATTCCTTTCGTTACGGTGGCAGGACGGGGATTTTACGAACGTCCTGAGATCCGCGATATCCTGAACATCCTGCGCGCCTTGGCGGACCCTGCCGATGATCTGGCAATGGCAGGTTTGCTGCGATCCCCCGCGTTCGGTTTAAGCGATTCCGCGCTGTATCTCTTGCGCCATCATGGAAAGAAGAAGTCGTCTTATTGGAATGCCCTGCGTGAAGATATTTCATACCTAAACGAATCAGATCAAGCCTGCACCAGACGAGCGGTATCCATCTTGAATGATCTCCTCCCGCGTGTGGATCGCGAATCTGTGGCAGACCTGCTCAAGGAACTGGTTAATGCAGTTGATTACCGCGCCGTTCTTGCCATTGAGGGTGAAGGCGGTTCAAGTGGACGACTCTGGCGCAATCTCGACAAACTGCTCGCTGATGCACAGAGCAGCGGCTTGGTCAGTGTGCGTGATTTTCTGGAATACCTCATCACCCTCAACGATGCCGGCGCCCGCGAGGGAGAAGCCCCTGCTGATGCGCAAGGCGCCGTGCGTCTGATGACTATTCACAAATCCAAAGGGCTGGAGTTCCCCGTTGTAATTCTGGCGGATGCCACCCGCACCACCATGAATAGAAGTGACCCAGTTTATCTTCTGCCGGAGATGGGCTTGTCCATCCAGATAAAACCGGAGCCCATGCTGTATCGTCTCTCCAAACAATTGGATGACCTGCAAAACGAAGCTGAGTCTGGACGCCTTTTGTATGTCGCCATGACTCGTGCCAGGGATAAGTTGATCGTCAGTGGGCATGTCAGCCAGGGCAGAAGCAAGATTGCCGGCTGGATGAAGGAACTATGTGTGATTTTGGAAATCTCTCCTGATGAGCTTCTTGACGAAACAGGAAACTACTCTCAACCCAAGACTGCCCAAAAACATCCTGTTCTGGTGTGGTGTTCACATGGGCAGGGTGCGCAGTCCCAAACGGCGGCACTTACTCCATCCGCATTACCAGCAGAACCACAGGCATCACCCTTGTATGAGCCCATAATCGATCCTGTACAAATTTCCATTGAAGCGGATGAGGAAACCGTTCGACGCGTCTGGCGTGCGACCGAGCCGACATTATATGTGCCGCCCAGTGTGATCGGACAGATGACACATAAAGCCCTGGAACTCTGGCTACACGTGGATGACTCCCGACTGATTCCCCTGCTAAAATCACTGACGCTGGATGCCGGGCTTGCGACCGAAGAGCAGCGCGTCGAGGCGGTGCGGCGTGTGCTTGAGTTGATCGAGCGTTTCTGTGCCCATCCGTTGCGTGAAGAGATCGAGCATGCCGATGAACGTCATCATGAGGTGCCGTATACCCGCATGAATGGAGACCATTCCGAGACGGGATATATCGATCTGCTCTACCGCAAAAGGGAAGAGTGGTTCGTGGTGGATTTTAAGACCGATGCGATCCGCTCAGAAGAACAGTATAGGGAATTGGTGGGAAAGTATTCCAGGCAACTGGATCGATATGCCAGCGCCATCAAGCAACTATTTGGGCAGGAGCCAAAGTTATCGCTTTGTTTCCTGGACAACAACGGGCGAACGCATATCGCGAATCAATCCTAA